A portion of the Brienomyrus brachyistius isolate T26 unplaced genomic scaffold, BBRACH_0.4 scaffold40, whole genome shotgun sequence genome contains these proteins:
- the LOC125722564 gene encoding cytohesin-2-like yields MDLSPEKHSELEDIRLRKGALLLEIQRLREALREALMEVEVLESSTKRSQILEKNRHVAMGRKKFNMDPKKGILFMVQNNLFRHTSEDIAQLLYKGEGLNKTAIGDYLGERDDFNIQVLQTFLGLHEFAGFNLVQALRQFLWSFRLPGEAQKIDRMMEAFAQRYCQCNPGVFQNIDTCYVLSFSIIMLNTSLYNPNVRDKPSVDRFISMNRGINDGGNLPDDLLRNLYKSIKNEPFKIPEDNGNNAFFNPDREGWLFKMGGGRVNTWKRRWFILMDNCLYYFKHTTDKKPRVIIPLENLSIREVKDLRKPNCFELYIPNNSRQLMKACKTEADGRLGEGNHVVYRISAPTPEEKDKWIQSITAAVSTDPFYEMLSVRKKRLNK; encoded by the coding sequence atggacctgagtccagagaagcactctgaacttgaggacatccggctgaggaaaggagcccttctgctggagatccagaggctgcgggaggcgctgagagaggccctcatggaagtggaggtccttgaatccagcaccaaacgcagccaaatcttagaaaagaataggcatgtcgccatgggaagaaagaaattcaacatggaccctaagaagggtatcctgttcatggtacaaaacaatcttttccggcacacgtctgaggacatcgcccagctcctatacaagggagaggggctgaacaaaacagccattggggattacctgggtgagagagacgacttcaatatccaagtcctccaaacatttcttgggcttcatgaattcgcagggttcaacctggtacaggctctcaggcagttcctctggagtttccgtctgccaggagaagcacaaaagattgacaggatgatggaggcctttgcgcagaggtactgtcaatgtaatcctggagtcttccagaacattgacacctgctatgtactttcattttccataatcatgctaaacactagcctttataatccaaatgtgagagacaagcccagtgtggacaggttcatctccatgaatcgaggaatcaatgatggaggcaacctgccagatgatctcctccgaaatctttataagagcataaagaatgagccattcaagattcctgaagacaatgggaacaatgccttcttcaaccctgacagagagggttggctcttcaaaatgggaggaggacgggtgaaTACATGGAAAAGGaggtggttcatcctgatggataactgcctttactactttaaacatactacggataagaaacccagggtgatcattccgctggagaatctgagcatccgtgaggtgaaggatctcaggaagcctaactgctttgaactgtacatccctaacaacagcagacagctgatgaaagcctgcaaaacggaggcggacggccgcctggGAGAGGGaaatcatgtggtgtaccgcatctcggcgccaacccctgaggagaaggacaagtggatacagagcatcactgctgctgtgagcactgaccctttttatgagatgctgtcagtaagaaaaaaacggctgaataaataa
- the LOC125722634 gene encoding uncharacterized protein LOC125722634, with protein sequence ITHSAQNLQVPSTPTPSRVVQNHRIKWPQAKQHGLWQQFDDDTSRIVNSTAKGGVESRLKYLTTIITSFGAERFGVEQAKSSKPTYINNRRADKVHHLRKELRTLAKQFKVADEEEKPPLAELRHTIRKQLKTLRRAEWHRRRRVERARKRSSFIANPFRFAKQLLGQKRSGRLECSQEEVDNFLHNTLSDPVREQELGPQTALRVMPTPTVEFNTSEPTWKEVQEVVTAARASSTPGPSQVPYKVYKRCPNLLRILWKLLRVIWRRGTIADQWRQAEGVWIAKEENSTRLEQFRSISLLSVEGKVFFSILSRRMTDFLLKNKYIDTSVQKGGIPGVPGCLEHTGVITQLIREAREGKGDLAVLWLDLANAYGSIPHKLVETTLDRHYIPDKIKDLILNYYGNFRLRVTSGSITSNWYRLEKGIITGCTISVILFALAMNMLVKAAEMECRGPLSKSGIRQPPIRAFMDDLTVTTTSVPGCRWILQGLEKLICWARMSFKPIKSRSMVLKRGKVVDKFRFCVDGVTIPTITEKPVVSLGKVFDCSLRDTASVRITIKKLEAWLSTVDKSGLPGRFKAWLYQHGILPRILWPLLVYEVTMSTVETLERKISSFLRRWLGLPRSLTSAALYSRSNKLQLPFSSLEEEFRVSRTREALVYRESSDSRVASAGIVVKTGRKFRAQEGLELAESRLRHRALVGTVAVGRAGLGSFPQPRFHRAQGKDRRHLVLEEVRAGVEEVRTSRMVSMQQQGASARWEGALGRKLTWNDIWKAEPQRIKFMVQAVYDVLPSPANLYVWGKCNLSTCPQCPGRGTLEHILSSCPAALGGGRYRWRHDQVLKTVAETIATAVANNIHTRSRRVVPFVKAGEKSRPQSIPTSSLLSSASDWELRVDLGKQLKFPEYVTSTSLRPDVVLTSVSSKQVLLLELTVPWEDRMEEANERKRLKYQELIEECRRRGWKARCEPIEVGCRGFAARSLCKVYTLLGITGAAKRKAIKSTTEAAERASRWIWMKRSETWANAAGTQVGA encoded by the coding sequence ataacccacaGTGCCCAGAACCTCCAAGTGCCCAGCACTCCAACTCCCAGCAGAGTAGTCCAGAATCATCGTATTAAGTGGCCTCAAGCGAAGCAGCATGGGCTGTGGCAGCAGTTTGATGATGATACATCTAGAATTGTCAACTCAACAGCAAAGGGAGGCGTAGAAAGCCGACTGAAGTACCTGACCACCATTATAACAAGTTTTGGGGCCGAAAGGTTTGGCGTCGAGCAGGCCAAGTCCAGTAAGCCCACTTACATCAACAACCGGAGGGCAGACAAAGTCCACCATTTACGAAAAGAACTGCGTACACTGGCAAAGCAGTTCAAGGTAGCAGATGAAGAGGAAAAGCCACCTCTCGCGGAGCTTCGACACACTATCCGGAAGCAGCTTAAGACCCTGCGCAGAGCTGAATGGCATAGGAGACGGAGGGTGGAGAGAGCCAGGAAGCGAAGTTCCTTCATAGCCAACCCCTTTCGTTTTGCTAAGCAGTTGTTGGGACAGAAACGAAGCGGACGTCTCGAGTGTTCCCAGGAAGAGGTGGACAACTTTCTGCACAATACCCTCAGCGACCCAGTCAGAGAGCAAGAACTTGGACCACAGACAGCCCTTAGGGTCATGCCAACCCCTACAGTGGAGTTTAACACCTCAGAACCCACTTGGAAGGAAGTCCAGGAGGTGGTAACAGCAGCCAGAGCCAGCTCCACTCCAGGCCCCAGTCAAGTACCCTATAAGGTGTACAAGCGCTGTCCAAACCTCCTCAGAATTCTATGGAAGTTGCTGCGAGTGATTTGGCGGAGGGGAACCATTGCAGACCAATGGAGACAGGCGGAGGGTGTCTGGATAGCAAAGGAGGAGAACTCAACCAGGCTGGAGCAGTTCCGATCCATTTCACTTCTCAGTGTGGAGGGGAAGGTCTTCTTCAGTATCCTTTCCAGAAGAATGACAGACTTCCTCTTGAAGAACAAGTACATCGACACCTCAGTACAGAAAGGTGGCATTCCTGGAGTTCCTGGCTGCCTAGAACACACCGGAGTAATTACCCAGCTGATCAGGGAGGCACGAGAAGGGAAGGGGGACCTGGCAGTGCTGTGGCTGGACCTAGCTAACGCATATGGGTCAATTCCCCACAAGCTGGTGGAAACCACTCTGGACCGTCATTACATACCCGATAAGATCAAGGACCTCATCCTGAACTACTATGGGAACTTCAGGTTGAGAGTGACATCAGGGAGCATAACATCCAATTGGTATCGGCTCGAGAAAGGGATTATAACTGGTTGTACAATCTCAGTTATCCTGTTTGCCCTTGCCATGAATATGTTGGTGAAGGCAGCTGAGATGGAGTGTAGAGGCCCCCTGTCCAAGTCTGGAATTCGTCAGCCCCCCATTCGAGCCTTCATGGATGACCTGACAGTTACCACTACGTCAGTGCCTGGATGCCGGTGGATCCTTCAAGGCCTGGAAAAGCTCATTTGTTGGGCTAGGATGAGCTTTAAACCAATCAAATCTAGGTCCATGGTCCTGAAGAGAGGGAAAGTGGTGGACAAGTTTCGCTTCTGTGTGGACGGTGTAACGATACCAACGATCACTGAGAAACCAGTCGTAAGCCTAGGCAAGGTTTTCGACTGCAGCCTCAGAGACACAGCATCGGTCCGAATTACCATTAAGAAGCTTGAAGCCTGGTTGTCCACAGTAGATAAATCTGGCCTTCCTGGCAGGTTCAAGGCATGGTTATACCAACATGGCATTCTGCCCCGCATCCTCTGGCCGCTGTTAGTGTACGAGGTGACTATGTCCACTGTTGAGACCCTGGAGAGAAAGATCAGCTCTTTCCTCCGAAGATGGCTGGGCCTGCCACGCAGTCTAACTAGTGCAGCATTATAcagcagaagcaacaaactccaGCTTCCTTTCAGCAGCCTGGAGGAGGAATTTAGAGTTTCTCGTACAAGAGAGGCACTTGTTTATCGAGAATCCAGCGACTCCAGAGTTGcttcagcaggcattgtggtgaagACTGGCAGGAAGTTCAGAGCTCAAGAGGGACTAGAACTGGCAGAATCTCGTCTAAGGCACAGGGCTTTGGTGGGCACGGTGGCCGTTGGACGAGCAGGGCTGGGGTCATTCCCACAGCCACGGTTCCACCGGGCCCAGGGAAAGGACAGACGCCACCTTGTCCTGGAGGAGGTACGGGCAGGTGTTGAGGAGGTGAGGACCAGCAGGATGGTGAGCATGCAGCAGCAAGGAGCATCAGCAAGATGGGAAGGAGCGCTGGGGAGGAAGCTGACCTGGAatgacatctggaaggcagagccACAGCGTATCAAGTtcatggtccaagctgtgtacgATGTGCTACCAAGCCCTGCTAACTTATATGTCTGGGGGAAGTGCAACCTTTCAACGTGTCCCCAATGCCCAGGAAGGGGCACATTGGAGCACATCCTTAGCAGCTGCCCAGCAGCCCTTGGAGGGGGACGCTACCGCTGGCGCCATGACCAGGTGCTGAAGACAGTAGCTGAGACCATAGCTACTGCAGTGGCTAacaatatacacacccgaagccggAGGGTAGTACCCTTTGTGAAAGCTGGAGAGAAGTCACGACCACAGTCAATTCCAACATCCAGCCTACTTTCATCGGCATCAGACTGGGAACTGCGAGTTGACTTGGGCAAGCAGCTCAAGTTTCCAGAGTATGTTACATCAACCTCATTGAGACCAGATGTAGTGCTGACTTCTGTCTCTTCTAAGCAAGTCCTCTTATTAGAATTAACAGTCCCTTGGGAGGACCGCATGGAAGAAGCCAACGAACGGAAGCGGCTTAAATACCAAGAGCTCATAGAGGAATGTCGGAGAAGAGGCTGGAAAGCCCGCTGCGAGCCAATAGAGGTGGGATGTCGAGGCTTTGCGGCTCGCTCCCTATGTAAAGTCTACACCTTACTTGGCATCACTGGagctgcaaaaagaaaagccaTCAAGTCCACCACAGAGGCTGCAGAGAGAGCCTCCAGGTGGATTTGGATGAAGAGGTCTGAAACGTGGGCCAATGCTGCTGGGACACAAGTTGGGGCCTGA